A window of Arcobacter acticola genomic DNA:
ATCATAAGTGCAAAAGTAATATCTATGCAATTTAATAAACTAGGAATTTACATAGATACACAATATGTACAAAAACATTTTATTGGACAATCATATTTAAAGGTAAAAGGCCATGTTCTTAAAAATTTCAATATTCAGTTAGCAGATAATTTTGAAGAAGAATACAGAGTTGAATTACTAAAAGTATTTGATAAAGAATTAAAAATTATACCTGGAATTGAAGATATTTTAAAACAATTAAATATCAAAAAATGTGTTGCAACAAGTAGTAGTAAAACCCGAGCAACTAGTTCATTAAAAACAGTTGGTATATATGAGTATTTAAAAGATAATATTTTTAGTGCATATAATTTAGGAGATAAAGGCAAACCAGCTCCTGATATATATTTAAATTCTGCAAAAAAATTTAATATTGAACCTCAAAATGTATTAGTAATAGAAGATAGTCTAGTAGGAATTGAAGGTGCTAAAAAAGCTGGTATGAAAACTTGGCATTTTATAGGAGCTAGTCATTTAATAACTTGGGATAGAAATCATCAATACTCTTATGAACCTGATTTTGTATTTGATGATATGAATAAGTTTTTTGACTATTTACCTCATTTATCAATAAATAATAAGAAAGAAGAGCAATCATGATATACAAAAAAGGTGATAAATATGATTTAGCAGCACGAGCAGGATGGCTTTATTATGTTGCTGGATACAATCAAGAAGAAATTGCAAATGAATTTGGTATTTCTAGACAATCAGCACAAAGAATGGTTTCATTATCAGTAAGTGAAAAACTTATAAAAGTAAGGCTTGATCATCCTATTGCTAGTTGCATGAAACTAGCATCTGAATTAAAAAAGAAATACTCTTTAAAAGAGTGTGAAGTAATTCCAAGTGTTACGCAAGAAATTAGTACAAATGTGGGCTTAGGACAAGCAGGGGCTCAAATATTAGAAAAATATTTAGAATCAAAAGAGCCATTAATTATAGGTTTAGGGACAGGAAAAGTTTTAAATATGATTGCAAATGAGCTATCACCTATAAATGGTTCTCAACATAAACTTCTATCTTTAGTTGGAAATATGGCAAATGATGGTTCGGCGTCTTCCCATGAAGTTGTTAGTAAAATTGCAGATAAAACAAATGCAACATACTATCCTATGCCTCTTCCTTTAATAGTTAAAACTGAAGAAGAACGAGATTTATTACATAATCAACAATCAACAAAGAATATTTTAGCCTTATCAGAAAAGGTTGATATTTCATTTGTAGGAATTGGGCAAATAGACGGTACTGCTCCTATGTATAAAGATAACTTTATCACTGAAGAAGAGTTAAACTCTTTATTAGAAGCAAAAGCAGTAGGTGAAATTATAGGTTGGGCCTTTGATATTAATGGAAATATAATAGATGGGTGTACAAATAAAAGATTAACAAGTATTCCTCTTAAAAAGAATCCTGAAAAATTAATAATAGGAATTGCAGCAATACAAGCAAAATTAACAGCAATAAAAGCAGCTTTAGAAGGTAAATTAATTAATGGCTTAATAACAAATGAGATGTGTGCAAAAGCTCTGTTAGCTTAGAGTTTTGCTAAATAAAAAAGCTTTTTACAATAATTTGTTAGAAGCTTTTTTATGGTTAAAATTATTCTTTGTAAAAATTACAATTTTCTAATTGCAATTGATTGCTTTTTCATTCTATATAGTTCATTCTCTTCATTTAAAAATTCATCATAATCCAAAACTTCAAAAGCATCATCAAAAAAAGTTTTTAGTTCATCTTTTTTTAATAAAAAATCTGGATTTGAAGAAGGTTTTTCATTTATAATATCATGCATGTATGTTTCAATAAATAAAATTCCATCATTTTTAAGAGCATTTGAGAGTTTAACAATAATATTTCTATCTAAAAAATTTGTCATAACTATAAAGTCATAGGAATTTTCAGGCACTTCATATTCATCTAAATCTACAAGTTTACAAGAAATATTTTCAAATCCTTTGCTTTTAAGTGAATCAAGAGCCACTTGCGAAATATCCAAAGCATCAACTTCAAAGCCATTAGCTGCTAAATAAACAGAGTTTCTTCCAGTTCCACTTGCTACATCAAGAGCTTTTTTGCCTTTTACTTTTTGTATTATTTCAATCAATTTTTCACTAGGTCTCCTCTCTTCAAGTAAAGAAGGAGTTTCTTGATATTTTTTATTCCATTTTATTTCATCTTTTTTTGCCATATTATCTCTTTATTTTAATCTAAAATAGTTTGAGTATCAAGAATTGAAAATGTATCAACTACACTACCATCTTCTTCACCTATTCCCATGAATAATATAGTTCCCATATTTTTTGCCATGTAGATATGATATTCATTTTCCATAAATGAATCTTTACATGATAGTTCTACTACATCATTATAATTTTTATCTTTAGCAAAATATTCTGCTTTAAAATAGGTATTTATTTTATCTTTAACGTTTATATTTTTATGGTAATTAGTAAAAGTACAAACCAATATATTTCCATCAATATCAACTTCATCAATTACTTTATCATTGATTTTTATATCTTTTTTATAAGAAGAAACTTGCTTTTTATCAAGCTCAAACTCTTCATTTATATCATTTTGTGAAATATTATATTTTAAATCAACATTTTTATCCAAAAGCATTGATTTATAATTTTCCTTATTAATATCCTCAAAAAAACTATACTTTTCTATTTGATATATACCTGTTTTATTTTTTTTGTAAACATTAAAATCTACATAGCTACTTGTTTTATTGCCATTATTATATTGTTCAGTGTAATTTTTATTTATAACAACTTTATTGTTATCTAAACTTTTCATATTAAACCAATGAGTAGATAAATCATAAGTATCAACATTATCATTTTTTTCAGCACAAGCTGTAAAAAGTGATAAAACTGCAATCGTACATATACTTTTTTTGAACATAATTTCTTCTTTTATTGTATTTGATTAGTAAAATCTATATAAAAAAAAACCGAGGCCAAAGACCTCGGTTTTTAAATCCCAAAATAACTATTAAGAGTGAACTAAGTTTTTTAATTGAGCTGGAGTAACTTGGTGGAAGTTTAAGTATTTATAAACACCCTCTCTGTTTTTCTCTGTAATTTTCTTAGGTACGATTTCCATATATTCTTCAACAGATGGTAATCTTCCTAAAAGTGCAGTAACAGCTGCAACTTCAGCAGATCCTAAATAAACTTGAGAACCTTTTCCTAGTCTATTATCAAAGTTTCTTGTAGATGTTGAGAATACAGCAGCACCTTCAGAAACTTGAGCTTGGTTACCCATACATAAAGAACATCCAGGAATTTCAAGTCTAGCACCCGCAGCTGCAAAGATTGAATAGTATCCTTCTTCTGTTAATTGCTCTTTATCCATTTTTGTTGGAGGCGCAACCCATAGTTTTGAAGGAACTTCACCCTCACCTTTAAGTACTTCACCTAAAGCTCTGAATAATCCGATATTAGTCATACAAGAACCTACGAATACTTCGTCGATTTTTTTAAGTCTTTTTGGATCATTGTTGATGTTTGTTAATGTATCAACATCATCTGGATCGTTTGGACAAGCTAAAATTGGCTCAGTAATTGTATTTAAATCGATTTCGATAATTGCTTTATATTCAGCATCTGCATCTGGAGTTAATAACTCTGGGTTATTGATCCATTCTTGCATT
This region includes:
- a CDS encoding sugar-binding transcriptional regulator, whose amino-acid sequence is MIYKKGDKYDLAARAGWLYYVAGYNQEEIANEFGISRQSAQRMVSLSVSEKLIKVRLDHPIASCMKLASELKKKYSLKECEVIPSVTQEISTNVGLGQAGAQILEKYLESKEPLIIGLGTGKVLNMIANELSPINGSQHKLLSLVGNMANDGSASSHEVVSKIADKTNATYYPMPLPLIVKTEEERDLLHNQQSTKNILALSEKVDISFVGIGQIDGTAPMYKDNFITEEELNSLLEAKAVGEIIGWAFDINGNIIDGCTNKRLTSIPLKKNPEKLIIGIAAIQAKLTAIKAALEGKLINGLITNEMCAKALLA
- a CDS encoding HAD family hydrolase, producing MEIENYENIQLIIFDCDGVLIDSEIISAKVISMQFNKLGIYIDTQYVQKHFIGQSYLKVKGHVLKNFNIQLADNFEEEYRVELLKVFDKELKIIPGIEDILKQLNIKKCVATSSSKTRATSSLKTVGIYEYLKDNIFSAYNLGDKGKPAPDIYLNSAKKFNIEPQNVLVIEDSLVGIEGAKKAGMKTWHFIGASHLITWDRNHQYSYEPDFVFDDMNKFFDYLPHLSINNKKEEQS
- a CDS encoding class I SAM-dependent methyltransferase; its protein translation is MAKKDEIKWNKKYQETPSLLEERRPSEKLIEIIQKVKGKKALDVASGTGRNSVYLAANGFEVDALDISQVALDSLKSKGFENISCKLVDLDEYEVPENSYDFIVMTNFLDRNIIVKLSNALKNDGILFIETYMHDIINEKPSSNPDFLLKKDELKTFFDDAFEVLDYDEFLNEENELYRMKKQSIAIRKL